TAAGGAGCAAAAGATCGGCAGATGTTAAAGAAAAGGCAGATAATAAACCAAATGAACACAAAGTACATAatcataaaagatttaaaaatcacGGTGATGGAAATAATGCAGAGCGGGGtaagaaaacaaaatcaaaaagaagtaaacatagaaaattaGTGCAACGAACAAgagaagtaaaaaataaagatgatctagagaaaactatgaaatatacAAAGAAATCGGGCAAACGCAAGGTGAAGCGCAGCGGACGTAAAGGACCAAGGAAACAACGCGGAAATCGTAAAGAAAATTTACGCAACAGAAAATCTAGAAAGGTCTCAAAAAAGAGTCTGTCTAAAGGTAATAACTAAGATGAGTTacgataaacatatttaaatacttataattgatTTAACCTGTAGattgtaaactaaaatataaaaaacaatatttaaacagaatacgatttaattttaaatatttgtcatgATCTATTTATATTCAACTAGTTTGTCATCCTTAGAATAATTGCTTGTAACCGTTTTGCTTAACATTGTATAACAATATcgaaataaacattgaaatccACGTGGTTTTTCACTTTCCTCTCCCATTTCCTAGACAGTGCGAGACGCCTGATAGCTGGGATGGATGCAGTGATAGAAGACTACCCTTACGTGGTGTCCATTCAGAAATCTGGCGAGCATTGGTGTGCCGGGGCACTCCTGAACCCCAGGCTTGTTATTACCACTGCTAACTGCCTTTGGAAGTGAGTGCCACTCTTATTTTTACAGTGTCAAGTAAATTAGAACTTTACATACCGACCCCAgatctattttttatactaaagaaTAAGAAGACAAGTCAGTTGATGGTACAACTTGAACAAATTACacgaaataatacaattaaaccTACTTCCACTACGTAAATTGTTGGTACGAAAGTATGGTTCAGCAAATTTTAGAATTATTCAATAACACCTGCAAAAAGGTTGGTAAATTTCTAGATGAAAACAATCCAATAACACACAGCCCTTCTTGCGTCAAAAGAATATACTGCCCAATTTTAATCTCGACACCGGGTTATAAGAAACCAAGAGCAAGAGATTATGTCACCAGGATACCaaccaaaattattaaagaatatcaACAATAGTTGGGTTTTTGGCCCTCGCACTAAGTTACAATAAGCCACCTTACGGAGGGGTTGCctaataatagatataaataataatatctaaaccTTGATCAATGACATAGAAATTTCTAGCATTACACTGATAGTTACTTCATACGCTTTTTCCCTAAATTCCATTccgtgctgatactgagtagaaatacCTAATATCGCTTTACCGGGGGCACGAACCCAAGACAGCAAGGCAGTAGTTGTGCAATACATATGTCACCAAAGTAGTCGACTAAACATAAAGATAGACTAAAAACAGCCTTCTTTATAGCGGGGGCAGACGAGCATGTAGAACATCTGATGGTGAAAGATGACCTCCCATAAACATCCACAATACATATAGATCCTTATTTTCACGCGAATGTTCGgcgttaaatataaaactgaagaaatTAATTCTATCATTAACTTTTTGGACACTGACAAATCATCTCGTGCCCATGAAAGGtgcagtcttcaaaacttcGGGAGTAAAATTAAACGTTAAATATCGCTAAAATAATCctttatatggttttatttccATATCTACAACAGGACGGTTGGCAACGGCTTGATTGTGCCTacggcattgctttagtccatgggtaGCGAatactgcttaccatcaggcgggccgcttgctcgtttgtcaactaaggcaataaaaagatataatacATTCTAGAACAAGTCGCATCAGCCGCATGAGCGTGCGCGCTGGCTCCCGCCACGTCCAGAAAGGCGGCCAGGTGGCAGGGATACAGGAGGTAATGAAGCACCCAGGTTGGGGCATCAGGCGGAACCCTGATCACGACGTTGGACTCATACTTCTTGATAAGAATATCCGGTAATGGATTATTTTACACATAGACATCTAGGTAAGGGACTGATGAAAGTTGCTAGAAGATGCTAGATGCAAGCGGCATCTAACACATGAGTCTGGTAATTTttaaggcctatgttcagcagtggacgtccTGTGAGTACCCTTTAACCCTTCAAAATCTAAGATTGAAATATCCAAACCCAAAACCTGACTGTGATGTTTGGCAGTTCTTTAAACGTGTGAGGGAGTTACCTTTGTAAGGGAGGTTGGGAGTCCCACAATAATAT
This is a stretch of genomic DNA from Manduca sexta isolate Smith_Timp_Sample1 unplaced genomic scaffold, JHU_Msex_v1.0 HiC_scaffold_1192, whole genome shotgun sequence. It encodes these proteins:
- the LOC119191209 gene encoding hypodermin-A-like, encoding MKYTKKSGKRKVKRSGRKGPRKQRGNRKENLRNRKSRKVSKKSLSKDSARRLIAGMDAVIEDYPYVVSIQKSGEHWCAGALLNPRLVITTANCLWKTSRISRMSVRAGSRHVQKGGQVAGIQEVMKHPGWGIRRNPDHDVGLILLDKNIRFSDSVHGVDLPNRVMMPPFDDAWITSWGADR